DNA sequence from the Rhizobium lusitanum genome:
TTCGCTGCTCGAATGGGCCGAGGTCCACGGCAATTTCTACGGCACGCCGCGCGAGCCGGTGGAAACGGCGATGGCCGAAGGCCGCGACATGCTCTTCGACATCGACTGGCAGGGCGCGCAGCAGTTGCAGGAAAAGATGCCCGCCGATGTCGTCTCCATCTTCGTGCTGCCGCCGACCATGACGGAGTTGCAATCACGCCTGCACCGTCGTGCCGAGGATTCCGAAGAAGTGATTGCCACACGGCTTGCCAATTCGCGATCCGAGATCGCCCATTGGCGCGAGTATGACTACGTCATCATCAATGACGACCTGAATGCCGCCTTCGATGCCGTTCAGTCGATCGTCAAGGCCGAACGTCTGCGCCGCGACCGTCGTCATGGCATGTTCGATTTCGTACGCGGTCTCTTGGAAGAAACGCCGAAACTCTGATCCCGATCGGAAACTCCGATCCGATCGGAAGTTCTGATCTCAGGTCAGAGGCAATTCGCCAGCCTGCAGAACTCGTCGACGGAGAGCGTTTCGGCACGCCTCTGCGGGTCGATATCGGCCTTCTGTAGCAGCGTTTCGCCACCGAGCGATTTCAGGCTCTGGCGCAGCATCTTGCGCCGCTGACCGAAGGCCGCCAGCGTCACCTTTTCCAGCTTGTCGACAGAGCAGGGGATCGGGTTCTCTCTGGGCGTCAGATGCATCACCGTCGAGGTTACCTTCGGCGGTGGCGAGAAGGCCTGCGGCGATATGTCGAAGGCCATGTGCGCCTGCGTCCGCCAGCCGCAGAGAACGCCGAGACGGCCATAATGATCGTCATCCTCGTCAGCGACGATCCGCTGACCGACTTCCTTCTGGAACATCAGCGTTAGCGATTCCCAGAAAGGCGGCCAATGGCCCGGCAGCAGCCAGTTTACCAGCAACTGCGTGCCGACATTATAGGGCAGGTTGGCGATGATCTTCACCCGGCCTTCCGGCACCATCGCCGCGAAATCCGTTTTCAGCGCATCACCCTCGATGACCTCCAGCCGGCCGGGATAATGATCGGCAATTTCGGCCAGCGCCGGGAGGCAGCGCGCGTCGCGCTCGACGGCAATGACCTTGGCGGCTCCGAGCGCCAGGATGGCGCGTGTCAAACCGCCTGGGCCGGGTCCGACCTCGAAGACGGTGACGCCTTCCAGCGATCCGGCGGTGCGTGCGACCTTCTGGGTCAGGTTGAGGTCGAGCAGAAAGTTCTGGCCAAGTGCCTTGCGCGCGTCGAGGCCGTGGCGCTGGATCACATCGCGAAGCGGGGGCAGGCCGTCGAGTGCAGCCATCAGTGATTACTTCCCATTGTGTAGCCGATCTCGCTTGCCAGCCTGAGGGCGGCCACAAGGCTATCCTCCTTGGCGACGCCCTTGCCGGCGATGCCGAAGGCCGTGCCATGATCCGGCGAAGTGCGCACGAAGGGTAGGCCGAGCGTGACGTTGACGGAATCGTCGAAGCCAAGCGCCTTGGCCGGGATCAGAGCCTGATCGTGATACATGCAGATGGCGACGTCATAACGACGGCGCGCGTCGTCATGGAACATCGTGTCGGCGGGAAGGGGGCCGAAGGCATCGATGCCTTCCTTGCGCAGTAGCTCGATCGCCGGGCGAATGATCTCCTCATCCTCCTTGCCGATCGCGCCGTTCTCACCGGCATGCGGATTAAGGCCGGCGACCGCCAGCCGCGGCTTGGCGATGCCGAAGCGGGTTCTGAGATCGTGATCGGTGATCCGGCAGGTCTCGACGATGAGATCCAAGGTCAGCGCCTGCGGCACATCCTTCAGTGGAATATGGATGGTGACGGGTATGGCCCGCAGTTTCGGCCCGGCCAGCAGCATCACCGGCAACACCGGCTTGCCTGTCGCGCGTGTCGCCAGATCGGCGAGGAATTCGGTATGGCCGGGAAAGCCGAAGCCGGCGTCGTAGAGAACCGACTTGGCGATCGGATTCGTGACGACGGCCGTGGTATCGCCGTTCATGGTGAGCGAGACCGCCGTTTCTATGGCGGCGATAGTGCCCTTGGCTGTTGCGACATGCGGTTCGCCCGCGACCACAGTCACACCGGCGGCGATCGGCAGCACCGGCAGGGCCTCGGCGAAGACGCCGCAGGCAGTCGCCGCGTCTGCTTCCCGCAGGGGGATATCGAGGTTCAATTGCAGCGCCCGCGCCGCAAGAACATTCGGGTCGCCGAGAAAGAGGAAGGGCGGCAAAGCAAGCTCGCCGCGGCGGAGCCAGGCGGCGAGCGTAATATCAGGTCCGATGCCTGCTGGATCCCCTTGCGTCA
Encoded proteins:
- the pdxA gene encoding 4-hydroxythreonine-4-phosphate dehydrogenase PdxA is translated as MPQYPSRPLALTQGDPAGIGPDITLAAWLRRGELALPPFLFLGDPNVLAARALQLNLDIPLREADAATACGVFAEALPVLPIAAGVTVVAGEPHVATAKGTIAAIETAVSLTMNGDTTAVVTNPIAKSVLYDAGFGFPGHTEFLADLATRATGKPVLPVMLLAGPKLRAIPVTIHIPLKDVPQALTLDLIVETCRITDHDLRTRFGIAKPRLAVAGLNPHAGENGAIGKEDEEIIRPAIELLRKEGIDAFGPLPADTMFHDDARRRYDVAICMYHDQALIPAKALGFDDSVNVTLGLPFVRTSPDHGTAFGIAGKGVAKEDSLVAALRLASEIGYTMGSNH
- the rsmA gene encoding 16S rRNA (adenine(1518)-N(6)/adenine(1519)-N(6))-dimethyltransferase RsmA — translated: MAALDGLPPLRDVIQRHGLDARKALGQNFLLDLNLTQKVARTAGSLEGVTVFEVGPGPGGLTRAILALGAAKVIAVERDARCLPALAEIADHYPGRLEVIEGDALKTDFAAMVPEGRVKIIANLPYNVGTQLLVNWLLPGHWPPFWESLTLMFQKEVGQRIVADEDDDHYGRLGVLCGWRTQAHMAFDISPQAFSPPPKVTSTVMHLTPRENPIPCSVDKLEKVTLAAFGQRRKMLRQSLKSLGGETLLQKADIDPQRRAETLSVDEFCRLANCL
- the gmk gene encoding guanylate kinase, encoding MTPATPTSSIPIARRGLMLAISSPSGAGKSTIARTLLDIDKHVGLSVSVTTRQRRPSEIAGVHYHFVSQREFERLRDSDSLLEWAEVHGNFYGTPREPVETAMAEGRDMLFDIDWQGAQQLQEKMPADVVSIFVLPPTMTELQSRLHRRAEDSEEVIATRLANSRSEIAHWREYDYVIINDDLNAAFDAVQSIVKAERLRRDRRHGMFDFVRGLLEETPKL